From the Chiroxiphia lanceolata isolate bChiLan1 chromosome 6, bChiLan1.pri, whole genome shotgun sequence genome, the window agaagaaagagaagaagaaaaagaaggtggGTAGGGAGAGCCAGGGTCCAGTTCCCAGCCCGTGTGTCCCCGGGAGGCTActgcccagcagctctcaggGGTTCTGTCTGTCCTTCCTCCACAGAACCGGCACAGCCCGGAGCACCCGGGCGTGGGCAGCTCCCAGGCCAGCAGCAGCTTACGGTGAGACCACCCCAGCACCGCCCCGGGGACCCCCTGGCCAACGGCCCTGGCTGACCCTGGGCAGGGGCACTGGGCTGGCCTGTCCACCCCCCCCCGGCAGAGAGGacacccccacagccccctgggaCCAGAGGCACAGACTCTGCGGGTGCTGACCTCGGGCTTTTGTACCAAAAGACCCTGGAGCGTCGGGGCCTGTTTTTTAGTTACCTCTGAACTAAAGTCTCTGCTCTGGGGGCCGCGGCTGCTGCGACCCTCGGCCATCACGGCGTGGGGAGCAGCCCTGAGCGAGGGCTCCCTGGAGTGTGCACGGTCAGCACCACCCTGAGCTCCTGCCCCGGCTCTCAGCCTGGCTCCTACCTTGGCTTTGGCCCTGTCCTGCTCTGGCCCTCACCTCCCAGGCCTGCTGAGGACAGGGGGGACCCCTGGACAGGCACCGTGTCCCTGCGCGGAGGTGGCAGCTGCCGCAGGCACCGGGATCTCCAGCAGCAGTCACAGAGACACcacagccctcctctggatctTGAGCCTCACCAGCACCTGCCACaccttccctggagcagctttCCCCATGCCTGGAAAATCCTTACCTTCTGTGGGAGCAGTTTGCCCAAAAGCAGCCCGAGGAGGTGCCTCCCCAAAACGCAGCTGGGCTTGGCTATCCCCCAggcctccttccctctcccccccctcAGGATGGGGAAGGCTGAGACCCCAAGGAACAGGAGCTCCTCCGTCCCTGGACGCCAAACAAAGCACACGCACGGCCCCGGGGTGGCTCATTAAATATCCTTTTATTCCTCGTTTTTAAAATGgctgataataataaaaaaccctgGCGTGGCTCTGCGGGGCCACGGGAGCTGTTGCCGTAGAGAAAAGAGTCCGGTAGTGCCTGCGGGGCCACGGCTttgcccaggcagggcaggggatggggagcACGGGGCTCCTTGGCTGcggttgtttgtttttttttttttttttggcatgtgatgagaaaaatattgctttccGGGGATGTGCCCCACGGACCTGCCTCTTCCCCGAGCAAACGGAAATAAAAACACCCCTGTGACAGCGAGAAACCCCAGCGGAATCATTaacaaaaaaggcaacaaaaccaacacccGCAACAccgcccccccctccccggcctGACCACAGCcctcagggaaagggagaaagagcaaAAACCGTGGGTGGGGGAGGCTGGAGTCcatgaggggctgggggtgtggggagggggctgccccCGTCCTACCTTGTCTGTGGGCCCCCGGGGGGCTGGAGGCCGCGCACACGACGGACCAAGGTGGGGAGAGCATCTGAGGCCTTGGGATAGGGCACCCAGAGGGGCACCTGGCACCCCAGAGCCCTGTGGCCCTGCTGCGGGTGGGACAGCGACGCCCAGGACCTGCACTGGGGGCCCCACATCCGTCCTTTGGGGACGGGGTCAAGGTGAGGGGGGTGTAGACCCCCGGGCAGGGAACGGGGtagtttctttctctctctctgggtAAGATATataatttctgcttcttcttcttttttttttttgtttttttttttaatatttatatttatatatatagatatttatatatacacacacctgGTAACTcggaaagagaaaaaaaatagaatccgtaacaataataataataaaaaaaagtattctggTTTAAAAACAATCCGTTCCTACCACGCCAGGCGAGCGGGTGATTGCACAAGGCCCACAAGTGGCTGGCGCAGCCGAGGCGGTgccggggctgcagccccccctcccctccttttcccccagaggcccccccgccccgaggGTGTGTGCCAGCCCCTGCGGCCCAgggggtggagaagggaagggcaggggggGCCGCTGGGCCGTGCCCCCGCCCGGCTCCCCCGGGAGTCCACGAGCGTCCGGCAGCGCGTCCCTGGGGGCCGccggggaggaggggagggggcgaGCGGCTCTGACCCTCATACCGAGATCTCGTAGGTGGTGCCCCCCACGCCCGACACCTTCTTGACGCCGCCGCGGGTGGGGCTGCTGAGGGGCaccgggcccggcggggccgagcCCAGGCTCTTGGGCTGCCCGTTGGACTTGCTGTAGGCTGTTCTCATCTGCACCTCGTCCCTGCGGGGAAGGAAGGACGGACACGGGGTCAGGAGTGGGGACGGCTCATctcagccacagccctgccctcaccagggacccccagcccactcCAGCTCCCGAGGGGCCCGTGGAGGTGTGGGGGGCACCAACTCTGttccaggaggagaaggagggctTCCCTTGccctccccagggacccccagcactCATAGCCCACTCCAGCTCCCGGGGGGGTGACCAAGGAGCTGTGGGGGGCACCAGCTCTAGTTCTGGGAGGAGGATTTCTTTCGCCTTTCCTCAGGCAACCTGCAGCATCTCTCTGCATTTTGCTGCCCCATGGGGGTTGGAGGGGCACTGGACAGGGGGGCACTGAGCAGCCACCTCCCTGCAGGGTGAGGGTCCCACCCCACAggccctgctgtgcctgtgccatACTCACTTTGGTGCCAGTAAGGGCTGCAAGGCCACCTCCTCCGTCTCGGGGCCGCCAGCCTGCGAGGCTGTTTTTTGGCTGCTGTAAGACACGGATTTGCCCAGGTGGGGGGCGGCGGGCTGGTCGGGGGAGCCCAGCGAGCGCACCCGCAGCGCCGGGGGGGGCTCGGGCTTCCCGAagcggggcagggccgggcgggTGAGCGGGTTCTTGCCCAGCGGCGAGCGCTTCGAATCGTCCGAGGAGGAGCTGGTGCGGGGGGCGTTGCTGGAGGCCGGCGTCGACTGGATGCCCGAGTCCGCCAGCCCCGCGTCCTCCTCCCGGCCCGGGGCCGgcggctgctgcagcagcttctcccgCTCCTGGATGGAGGCCACGATGTGGCGGGAGAGATTGTCATAGCGCACGGGCGAGGGCTCGCGGGGCGCCGCGTGCTTGGGGGAGGCGGCGCCGGTGAAGCGGCCGTGCAGGTCGGTCTCTCGCTGCTGGGCGATGCGGGCCGACAGGAAGGGCGAGGTGTAGCCCACGGGCGGGTCGGGCTCCGGGCCCGCCTGCACCGACTCGAAGTCAGGGCTGTCGGAGGGCGTGAGCAGGCTGTCGTAGGAGAGGCTGCCGTTGCGCGTCTGGTTCACCAGGCTCTTGTAGGAGGTGGAGGTGGTGCCCTCGGAGCGGATGGACTGCAGGTGGCCCGTCTCGAAGCCCGTGCCCTGCGCCGACTTGAGGCTGGAGGAGCGGGAGCCGCTGGACAGGGGGTCGAAGTGGAAGCTCTTGCCGAAGGTGGGCGAGCGGAAGCTCTCGGGCTCCAGGCTCGGCTCCGAGCGGTAGCTGGGCTTGTGGCCGCTCTCGCAGATGGAGTTGGGCTCCTTCAGGCTGTTCACTCGGCTcagctgaggggcagagggacagcagTCACCCACGGAATGATAACAGggtccctgcagagctctggacacccatcccaaaccctccccacaCCAGGAACACCGTCCCCTCGGGGCTGGTCCTCCTCACTGGGCCCAGCCTTACCTTGGCGCTGGTGGAGTGGGGCAGGGCCGccgagctgctgctgctgctgtagccGGGCCGGTACTTGTACATGGTGGGAGTCGGGGGGCTGTCCTTGCCTAGCAGGCTGCTGTCTGCACCGGGAGAGAGGGGTACGCTCAGGGGGGCAGCGGctccccggggctgcggggaAGGAatgtgcccagccctgccctccctgcccaagAACCGGCTCCGAGCCTGGGGCGGACAGAccggggagggagggacgggCTGGAGGGGAGGCGCAGCGGGGCGGGAGAGACGGAGCGGGATGAAGGGGTGTCCCCACAGCCACGTGTGTGGGGCTGGCACTTCCGCGCCCCTGCGGCAGCCCCGGCTGGGTGACACCCCGGGGGGGTGCACTGCACGGGGGTGCCGGGGCGCTCCccccagggacacacacactgcagcCCTCGGTGGGCAGCGGGGCGGGGCGGTGGAGCCCAGCCGGGGCCGGGAGAGCTGTGGGGTCTCCAGCCGCTGCGGGAAGCAGCTGCCACAGGCTCTGCCCGTCACATCCCACCTCTGGCCAAGCCCACGCAGGAGCCGGCCGAGACGCGCTGTGCCGCCGAGCCGGGCCCGCCACCGCTTCGCCTCCTCCGTCCCGGCAGCGCGGTGGCTGCAAGGCACAGCTCCCGCGGCTCCGGGCAGCGCCGCGCCGGCTCGGCCTCCTGGCTGTGAGCGTCCCGCAGGCTTCTCCAAGCACGAGGGGCCGCACACAGCGGCCCGGGAAGTGCGGCAGTGCCGATGCGCTCCGGGTCTGCCCTGCAGCCTGTTAAAGCCGCCTAGGGCCCTGGCTCCTGgcctgcctggcacagccctgggctcccTTCCCAGCGGCTGCCGGGGCCCTGCTGCCCTCCTTACCCTCGGTGGTGGCCAGGGTTAAGTGTGTCCTCAGGCCCGTGTAGCGGCTGAGGTCGGGCTTAGGTGGGGGTGGCGGCTCGGCGTCAGCAGACTGGCTCTCCGTCACTTCCAGGCTCCCCTTGGACTGCAGAGACAAAGCGtggggggggtcagagggggCCGAGGCCTCAGCCCCCCCGGGCAGGCAGGGAGTGGGCAGTGGTGCTGGGGGCTCTCGCTGCCCCCCGGGCCATCCGACAGACCGCGTGCTCGGGGCTGGAAGTGCCAAGGAGGGGGGACCTCCAAAGGGTGCTGCGCGGGGAAGGACGGGACCGGGAAGGGCAAAGCCTCATGTGGCCGCTGCCACATGGGAGGGACACAGTTTCTGTCTTGTGGGGACACAGAACAAGACGACATGGAGGGGGACAAGGGACGTGACCAGGCTCACTCGGTTCTCTACTCACGGATGCAGGCTCGCACCCCTGGGCTCCGTGGAGGGCCCCAGCGCGGGCAGCGCTGGTCCCCACCTTCCTCACCTTCGTCCTCTTCAGCTCTGTCTGGATACCGTTGTCCATGATCTTGACGGTGATCTGACCATCCGACACCTCGGGCCGCAGGAAGGGGGGTCTCACCAGCACCGTCTGCTCGGCCTTCGGGCGCCCGAGGtacctggggagggggcaggaggaaggtCACGGCCTGGTGGTTTCCCTGTGGACGCCAGGGCCGGGTGTGATGGGGGCCAGGGGTACCTGCACTGCCTGGGCTCACCTGGGGGCCGGGGAGCTGCAGAGGACTCGGCTGACGTTCTTACAGCAGCCGTTGGTGAAGGGGTTGACACCCCCACGGAACTTGCCCGTTACCTGCGGGGTAAAGGAGTGTCACAGCCTCGGGGCAGGCAGGGACCGTGGGGGGCTCGGCCCAGCCAGCCATGCCAGGGTTTGTCCAGCAGCCTCAGGGTaatctccaaggacagagataCTCAGAGATCCTCTCCCTTATCCTGGTCCCTATTTAAGTGCTCAACTATACCCTGGAGGGGGAAAGGTCTCCCTGATTtcacctcccaccccccagAAGTGCCCACCCGGCTCCATCCTCTGGCAGCACCCCCAACCCCAGGCTGCCCCTCAGACAACCTGTGCTCTGCCCCTCCAGCTCAGGGGCCTCCCCCTGCCTCAATCCAGCCCATCCACATCCGCCCTGCTCCGGGGAGCCCCAAAACGTGTCCGTAGGTGGCCTCACCGTAGCCCCACGGGCCCTACCTGTTCGTTGGTAGTGCGGCCCCTGGCCACGAGCACCACGTGGAACCCCGTCAGGCCAGCGACGGGAATGAAGAACAGCCCGGCCACGCACATCACCACCATCCTGCCGCAGCCAGCTAAGGAGGAGCCGCAGCCGTGCTCGGCACCACACCAACCCACCGACCCccaccgccccccgcccgcccccgcggcCCGTGGGGAGGATACGTGACGGCCATGCGGACGCCGGAGAGCTCCTCCACCTGGTAGAGCACGTAGAGCAGCCCGAAGCCAAAGACCCCCATGATGTGCGTGGTGAGCgacagcaggaagaggaagaagtagCGGTAGTTGCGCCGCCCGATGCAGTTGTTGACCCAGGGGCAGTGGTGGTCGAACTCCTgccggggggtgggggggctcGGTGAGGGGGTGCTGCCggggctccctgccctgccccgggcaCGGCGGAGGCCCCGGGAGCTCCTCACCTCCACGCAGTTGTCGCAGACGCTGCAGTGGGAGCAGCGCGGCGGGCGGTAGAAGCGGCAGGTCGCGCACCACTTCATGCGCACCTGGATGCCCTTGATCTCCACCGTCTTGTAGAGCGGGGCCCGGAAATCGTCCTCCTTGTCCTCGTCCTCCTCAGCTGGTGGGGACACCCCGGCACGGCCACGCGTCAGGGCCCggccagcccctgcctgcccgAGCCGGAGGCACCCCGCATTGCCCGGCTGGCACCCAGAACAGGGACCCCCAAACACAGCCTGGGGGGCTCTCCTCAGCCTTGCCCTAGAACCCTGACACCACCCAAGCCCCAGGGGCCCGACATGGGGTGCTGAACCCAGAGCTGGCATCCATGTCATCGCCCGATCCCACCGGGCAGGGCGAGGAGGGCTCTCCACCAGCCTTTTGGGACCCAGAAACGCCTTTTACCTCAGAGGAAGGGTGAAAGGAGGCAGCTCTACCCGAGACCCTCGCTGGTCGGAGCTGGACTCACCTCGTGGGAATATGCCCGGGTCCATGAAGGTGGCCATGCTGAAGTTGGCGAGCACAAAGAGGAAGACGACGGCATTGTAGGCGGGGATGATGGGGGAGACGTAGAGACTGAGCCCCGGGCACCTGcgggcagagcagcagtgagaccccctgagcccccccacTGTCCCTACAGCTCCACCCAGTGCCCCCCACACCCAAaccagagctgtgcctgggcCACCTCTGCAACCCAGGAAGCACCCTGAGTGCACGGTGAGATGGCTCCAGGTATCATCCACCAGGGAGCGAGACCCTCGCTCACCCCTTGTGCCCACAGCCCCTTGGGATCCCACTGACACACGGAGCAGCCGTGGTGGGAACAGGGAGAGCCAGGCTTTTGGCACAGGGGGCACTCAGGGGGACCCACCAGAAAATGCCTGTGCTTcgccctccctgtgccccaccAGCTGCACGGGGCACAGAGGGGACCTGCGAGAGGACATGAAACCAGCGCCAGCTCCGGcgcctccagagctgctccctgctcctcacatcCCAGAGACAGCTCTGGTGGGACACTGGGACCCCAACCAGcgcccagctcctccaggagggaatcaccctgctccctcctgccccagcaggcAGCACGCTCAGGACAGCGGGCTTCCCCCTCGGAGGCGCCAGCGTAATTCCCTAatctgctttgctgctgggaTTTAATCCCGCAGATCTAGGGCAGCATCTGTCCCTCTCTTCCCCCTGCCGCGCTGAGCGCCGATGGATTTGGGTGGCCGGAGCAGCGCGGGGCTGGGCGGGCACGGCGACATATGGTGCCAGCACCGTAATCCCCTGCGGGTTGGGGTCAAGGGGCAGGCACTGGGCCCGTCccctcctccaccaccacccGCGGGGACGGGTCCCACTGCCGGCCAGGCAGCCCCTGTCCTTGTcactgcagccctgggagcccCGGCAaggctccagctgggaacaAACCCTCGGCGCGGGGCTCTGCCCCCAgtgcagggctgccctggggagggcagatgtggcagggggtgggggagtGGGCACACCTGCCTGGCACACACCTGCCTGGCACACACCTGCCTGGCACACACCTGCCTGGCACACACCTGGCAGCGCAGAGGGCGAGGCGGGCAGGGCGCTCCCAGCACCAGGCACGGCTCTGTGCCCC encodes:
- the ZDHHC5 gene encoding palmitoyltransferase ZDHHC5, which codes for MPAASGKRFKPSKYVPVSAAAIFLVGATTLFFAFTCPGLSLYVSPIIPAYNAVVFLFVLANFSMATFMDPGIFPRAEEDEDKEDDFRAPLYKTVEIKGIQVRMKWCATCRFYRPPRCSHCSVCDNCVEEFDHHCPWVNNCIGRRNYRYFFLFLLSLTTHIMGVFGFGLLYVLYQVEELSGVRMAVTMVVMCVAGLFFIPVAGLTGFHVVLVARGRTTNEQVTGKFRGGVNPFTNGCCKNVSRVLCSSPAPRYLGRPKAEQTVLVRPPFLRPEVSDGQITVKIMDNGIQTELKRTKSKGSLEVTESQSADAEPPPPPKPDLSRYTGLRTHLTLATTEDSSLLGKDSPPTPTMYKYRPGYSSSSSSAALPHSTSAKLSRVNSLKEPNSICESGHKPSYRSEPSLEPESFRSPTFGKSFHFDPLSSGSRSSSLKSAQGTGFETGHLQSIRSEGTTSTSYKSLVNQTRNGSLSYDSLLTPSDSPDFESVQAGPEPDPPVGYTSPFLSARIAQQRETDLHGRFTGAASPKHAAPREPSPVRYDNLSRHIVASIQEREKLLQQPPAPGREEDAGLADSGIQSTPASSNAPRTSSSSDDSKRSPLGKNPLTRPALPRFGKPEPPPALRVRSLGSPDQPAAPHLGKSVSYSSQKTASQAGGPETEEVALQPLLAPKDEVQMRTAYSKSNGQPKSLGSAPPGPVPLSSPTRGGVKKVSGVGGTTYEISV